In one window of Sphingomonas glaciei DNA:
- the fabG gene encoding 3-oxoacyl-[acyl-carrier-protein] reductase, with the protein MFDLTGMTALVTGASGGLGSAIAKALSAQGARLAVSGSNADKLEAFRAGLGGDHVALPCNLSDGAAVDALVPQAVEALGGKLDILVNNAGVTRDNLLMRMKDEEFESVIAINLEAAFRLMRAAAKPMMKARFGRIVSVTSVVGQTGNPGQVNYVASKAGLVGMSKAAAQELASRNITVNCVAPGFITSAMTEALNEAQRAAILSKIPSGAMGKGEDVAAAVVYLASREAGYVTGQTLHVNGGMAMV; encoded by the coding sequence ATGTTTGATCTCACCGGAATGACCGCGCTCGTCACCGGCGCCTCGGGCGGCCTTGGCAGCGCCATTGCCAAGGCGCTTAGCGCGCAGGGCGCCCGGCTGGCGGTCAGCGGGTCCAATGCCGACAAGCTCGAAGCCTTTCGCGCGGGCCTCGGCGGGGACCATGTCGCGCTGCCGTGCAACCTGTCGGACGGCGCGGCGGTCGACGCACTCGTCCCGCAGGCGGTCGAGGCGCTCGGCGGCAAGCTCGACATCTTGGTCAACAATGCCGGGGTGACCCGCGACAACCTGCTGATGCGGATGAAGGACGAGGAATTCGAGAGCGTCATTGCGATCAATCTCGAGGCCGCCTTCCGCCTGATGCGCGCGGCGGCCAAGCCGATGATGAAGGCCCGCTTCGGGCGCATCGTGAGCGTGACCTCGGTGGTCGGCCAGACCGGCAATCCGGGTCAGGTCAATTACGTCGCCTCCAAGGCCGGGCTGGTCGGCATGAGCAAGGCGGCGGCGCAGGAACTCGCCAGCCGTAACATCACCGTCAATTGCGTGGCGCCCGGCTTCATTACCTCGGCTATGACCGAGGCGCTCAACGAGGCGCAGCGGGCCGCTATCCTGTCCAAGATCCCGTCGGGGGCGATGGGCAAAGGCGAGGACGTCGCGGCCGCGGTGGTGTATCTTGCCAGCCGCGAGGCCGGCTACGTCACCGGCCAGACACTGCACGTGAATGGCGGGATGGCGATGGTTTGA
- the fabD gene encoding ACP S-malonyltransferase yields the protein MRAFIFPGQGSQSIGMGSALAGASNAAKDVFAEVDEALGQNLFRLMREGPEADLTLTENAQPAIMAHSIAVLRTLGIDLAAKADFVAGHSLGEYSALCGAGSFDLATTARLLKKRGQAMQAAVPVGVGAMAALLGADLDKAQAIANAAAQGEVCTVANDNDPSQVVISGHRSAIERAIAIAKDHGAKRAVLLPVSAPFHCPLMQPAADAMADALGGTDIKAPAVPVYANVIAAPISDPDRIRELLVEQVTGMVRWRESIQEMSAAGVVEFVEIGGKVLGPMVKRIAPHARIISLVTFEDIEALAKEIA from the coding sequence ATGCGCGCATTCATCTTTCCGGGGCAGGGCAGTCAGTCGATCGGTATGGGCTCGGCGCTTGCCGGTGCGAGCAACGCTGCGAAGGACGTCTTCGCCGAGGTCGACGAGGCGTTGGGTCAAAACCTGTTCCGATTGATGCGCGAAGGCCCGGAGGCCGACCTCACGCTGACCGAGAATGCGCAGCCGGCGATCATGGCCCACAGCATCGCGGTGCTGCGGACGCTCGGGATCGATCTTGCTGCCAAGGCGGACTTCGTCGCCGGACACAGCCTCGGCGAATATAGCGCGCTGTGCGGCGCCGGCAGCTTCGACCTCGCCACCACCGCCCGGCTGCTGAAGAAGCGTGGGCAGGCGATGCAGGCGGCGGTGCCGGTGGGCGTCGGGGCGATGGCCGCCCTGCTCGGCGCCGATCTCGACAAGGCGCAGGCGATCGCTAACGCCGCCGCGCAGGGCGAGGTGTGCACCGTTGCCAACGACAATGACCCGTCACAAGTCGTCATCTCCGGCCATCGCAGCGCGATTGAGAGGGCAATCGCGATCGCCAAGGATCATGGCGCCAAGCGCGCGGTGCTGCTGCCGGTATCGGCGCCCTTCCACTGTCCGCTGATGCAGCCCGCCGCGGACGCCATGGCCGACGCACTGGGCGGGACCGACATCAAGGCGCCGGCCGTTCCGGTTTACGCCAACGTCATCGCCGCCCCGATCAGCGACCCTGACCGCATCCGCGAACTGTTGGTCGAGCAGGTCACCGGCATGGTCCGTTGGCGCGAGAGCATCCAGGAAATGAGCGCGGCCGGCGTGGTCGAATTCGTCGAGATCGGCGGCAAGGTGCTTGGACCCATGGTCAAGCGGATCGCGCCCCACGCACGGATCATTAGCCTAGTGACGTTCGAAGACATCGAAGCGCTGGCCAAGGAGATTGCATGA
- a CDS encoding APC family permease, with product MTAIVEQLPPPPAPPPPSRRLGPVMSLAMVVGTVIGSGIYVLPATVAPYGINILFAFAIAILGTCCLALSLARLARRLPGGPYAYIAAAFGDRAAFVTLWSYVVSQWTAVAAVAIAAMGALGHVFPLIASGWPLAFAACGAIIGMVLINLPGARSTGVVQVTATLIKIVPLLLVAVLVVLRLVTGPALEPLAPVPLSLGATVSACALMLFAFTGFEAAAVTANVTEDANDVVPGATIRGTVLVALLYLVSTVAVLWLLPSTQAATSQAPFADAIAPAFGNIAGNFVAIVAAISALGAGNAIILLAVEISRAMANAGDLPPFFARTNRAGVATGSLVVAASVAMLLVVASVSDSFVAVFTFVALVSAVSALVLYLICAAAALKLRLEKPVLAVIAILYALAMFVGAGLEATLWGGALALAGLPIRWLSRRSSGLPA from the coding sequence ATGACCGCAATCGTCGAACAACTGCCACCGCCACCTGCGCCTCCCCCACCCTCGCGGCGCCTCGGACCTGTGATGAGCCTGGCGATGGTGGTCGGCACGGTGATCGGATCGGGCATCTACGTCCTGCCCGCGACGGTCGCGCCTTATGGCATCAACATCCTGTTCGCCTTCGCGATCGCCATTCTCGGCACCTGCTGCCTGGCGCTGTCGCTCGCGCGGCTCGCCCGCCGGCTGCCCGGCGGCCCTTATGCCTACATCGCGGCGGCGTTCGGCGACCGCGCGGCCTTTGTCACCTTGTGGAGCTATGTCGTCTCGCAATGGACGGCGGTGGCGGCGGTGGCGATCGCCGCGATGGGCGCGCTGGGGCACGTGTTCCCGCTCATCGCCTCGGGCTGGCCGCTCGCCTTTGCCGCGTGCGGGGCGATCATCGGGATGGTGCTGATCAACCTGCCCGGCGCGCGATCGACCGGCGTGGTGCAGGTTACCGCGACCCTAATCAAGATCGTACCGCTGCTGCTGGTCGCGGTGTTGGTGGTGTTGCGGCTGGTGACCGGCCCTGCCCTCGAACCCCTCGCGCCGGTGCCGCTCAGCCTTGGCGCGACGGTCTCCGCGTGCGCGCTGATGTTGTTCGCTTTCACCGGCTTCGAAGCCGCGGCGGTCACCGCCAATGTGACCGAGGATGCGAACGACGTCGTGCCGGGCGCGACCATTCGCGGGACGGTGCTGGTCGCGCTGCTTTACCTAGTATCCACGGTAGCGGTGCTGTGGCTGTTGCCGAGCACACAGGCGGCCACCTCGCAAGCGCCGTTCGCCGACGCCATCGCGCCTGCCTTCGGCAACATCGCGGGTAATTTCGTGGCGATCGTCGCGGCGATTAGCGCGCTGGGCGCGGGCAATGCGATCATCCTGCTGGCGGTCGAAATATCGCGGGCGATGGCCAATGCAGGCGATCTGCCGCCGTTTTTCGCCCGGACCAACCGGGCGGGCGTCGCGACCGGCTCGCTGGTCGTCGCGGCGAGCGTGGCGATGCTGCTGGTGGTGGCAAGCGTCAGCGACAGCTTCGTCGCGGTGTTCACCTTCGTCGCGCTGGTCTCGGCAGTGTCGGCCCTGGTGCTCTATCTCATCTGCGCGGCCGCGGCGCTCAAGCTGCGGCTGGAAAAGCCTGTGCTGGCCGTGATCGCCATCCTTTACGCCCTGGCGATGTTCGTTGGCGCAGGATTGGAGGCGACGCTGTGGGGCGGAGCGCTGGCGCTGGCCGGCCTGCCGATCCGCTGGCTTAGCCGCCGTTCGAGTGGGCTGCCGGCTTAG
- the folE gene encoding GTP cyclohydrolase I FolE, translating to MSDTPDDGDLVAPAPKIPVPDDVADAVRTLIRWAGDDPEREGLLDTPARVARAWKEYARGYGEDPAAHLYRTFEEVGGYDEIVLLKDIPFQSHCEHHMAPIIGKAHIAYLPNTRVVGISKLARVLHGFARRLQVQERLTAEVADCICEHLQPKGVAVVIEATHACMTARGVNTPGVIMTTSRMMGTFRSDERSRKEVLALMGRG from the coding sequence ATGTCTGACACCCCCGACGACGGCGATCTCGTCGCCCCGGCGCCCAAGATCCCCGTTCCCGACGACGTGGCGGACGCGGTCCGCACCCTGATCCGCTGGGCCGGAGACGACCCCGAGCGCGAAGGTCTGCTCGACACCCCGGCGCGGGTGGCCCGGGCGTGGAAGGAATATGCCCGCGGCTATGGCGAGGACCCCGCCGCGCACCTTTATCGGACGTTCGAGGAAGTGGGCGGCTATGACGAGATCGTGCTGCTGAAGGACATCCCGTTCCAGTCGCATTGCGAGCACCACATGGCGCCGATCATTGGCAAGGCGCACATCGCCTACCTTCCCAACACGCGGGTGGTCGGTATCTCCAAGCTGGCGCGGGTCCTGCACGGCTTTGCGCGGCGCCTGCAGGTCCAGGAGCGTCTCACCGCCGAGGTAGCCGACTGCATCTGCGAGCACCTTCAGCCCAAGGGCGTCGCGGTCGTAATTGAAGCGACGCATGCCTGCATGACCGCGCGCGGCGTCAACACGCCCGGCGTGATCATGACCACCAGCCGGATGATGGGCACCTTCCGATCCGACGAACGCAGCCGCAAGGAGGTGTTGGCGCTGATGGGTCGAGGCTAA
- a CDS encoding FAD/NAD(P)-binding protein yields MRSEPAEAHPVLIVGGGFSGVMTAAHLAARDIPVVLVDGSGRLGRGVAYSTRDPVHLLNVTTSKMSAWPDQPNHFARWCGDEEGLDFAERRAFGRYLGEQLAAAPGVKAIDAMAVDARRQGEGWEVILSDGQIIAASALILAQGNQPPTPFPGSAGLPPELFVNNPWSETAHAGVERVAAEGSDVLILGTGLTMVDTVLSLVAAGHEGRITALSRRGLIPRGHVHPPSAPAPVALDEVPLGNLLSLWRWLRRRSATVGFRAAVDALRPHSHAIWQRLPEGEQRRFMRHARPWWDVHRHRIAPQVAEQLRALVAAGRLEIVAGRVGKMEADGGTLRVPIARRDGRDTVREVGVAFNCTGPLGDIRRTADPLLRSLLDQGAVRTDDFAMGLEVDDHSRAGEQLWALGPLTKGRYWEIVAVPDIRHQAEAVAADVQKELLIHV; encoded by the coding sequence ATGAGATCTGAGCCGGCTGAGGCTCACCCAGTCCTCATCGTCGGTGGCGGCTTTTCGGGGGTCATGACCGCCGCTCACCTGGCTGCACGGGACATTCCGGTCGTGCTGGTCGACGGGTCGGGTCGCCTTGGCCGCGGAGTCGCCTATTCCACGCGCGATCCGGTGCATCTTCTCAACGTCACGACGTCGAAGATGAGTGCCTGGCCCGACCAGCCGAACCATTTCGCGCGCTGGTGCGGCGACGAGGAGGGGCTGGACTTCGCCGAGCGGCGAGCCTTCGGCCGCTACCTCGGCGAGCAGCTTGCCGCGGCGCCGGGTGTGAAGGCGATCGACGCGATGGCGGTCGATGCGCGCAGACAGGGCGAGGGATGGGAAGTCATCCTCTCCGACGGACAGATAATCGCGGCGTCGGCGCTGATCCTGGCGCAGGGCAACCAGCCCCCGACCCCGTTCCCCGGCTCGGCCGGGCTTCCGCCGGAGCTGTTCGTCAACAATCCCTGGAGCGAGACGGCCCATGCCGGGGTCGAGCGCGTCGCTGCCGAGGGATCGGACGTCCTGATCCTCGGCACCGGCCTGACCATGGTCGATACCGTCCTCTCCCTGGTCGCGGCCGGGCACGAGGGGCGGATCACCGCTCTGTCGCGGCGGGGACTAATCCCGCGTGGGCACGTTCACCCGCCGTCTGCGCCCGCGCCTGTCGCGCTGGACGAGGTCCCGCTGGGCAACCTGCTGTCGCTGTGGCGCTGGTTGCGCCGCCGCTCTGCCACGGTCGGCTTCCGCGCCGCGGTCGATGCCCTGCGCCCGCACAGCCACGCGATCTGGCAGCGCTTGCCCGAGGGCGAGCAGCGCCGCTTCATGCGCCACGCGCGGCCGTGGTGGGACGTTCATCGCCACCGCATCGCCCCGCAGGTGGCAGAGCAATTGCGCGCTTTGGTCGCCGCCGGCCGGCTCGAGATCGTCGCGGGCCGGGTCGGCAAGATGGAGGCGGACGGCGGCACGCTGCGGGTGCCGATCGCCCGGCGCGACGGCCGCGACACCGTTCGTGAGGTCGGGGTCGCCTTCAACTGCACGGGGCCGCTGGGAGACATCCGCCGGACCGCCGACCCGCTGCTGCGCAGCCTCCTCGACCAGGGTGCGGTTCGCACCGACGACTTCGCCATGGGTCTTGAGGTCGACGACCACAGCCGGGCCGGCGAGCAGCTATGGGCGCTCGGCCCGCTGACCAAAGGCCGGTATTGGGAGATCGTTGCGGTGCCGGATATCCGCCATCAAGCCGAGGCGGTCGCAGCGGACGTTCAAAAGGAACTCCTTATCCATGTCTGA
- a CDS encoding DUF6356 family protein → MIGRLFLDHPRSLGMGWAGHGTGAVMIGLRMIGGGVACLIHAVVPALFTQTAGRTVSGLHDYMTRRKADAPDPQAWPDYEI, encoded by the coding sequence GTGATTGGCCGGCTGTTCCTCGACCATCCCCGATCGCTTGGCATGGGCTGGGCCGGGCACGGCACCGGTGCCGTGATGATCGGATTGCGCATGATCGGCGGCGGGGTCGCCTGCCTGATCCACGCCGTCGTGCCGGCGCTGTTCACGCAAACCGCGGGCCGCACGGTCAGCGGCCTCCATGACTATATGACGCGCCGCAAGGCCGACGCGCCCGATCCCCAGGCCTGGCCCGATTATGAGATCTGA
- a CDS encoding carbon-nitrogen hydrolase family protein — protein sequence MSRIALLQAQTGVDPARNGAALVEAMRGASAGGAAMLFTPEMSGLLDRDRARAAANLTAEGDDPVLAAVRDAAARDGLWVHLGSLAIRRDDGLLANRSFVIDPGGEVRATYDKLHLFDVDLPTGESWRESVSYAPGSTAVVVEGTPVGRLGLTICYDIRFPALFSALAEAGAETIAVPAAFTVPTGKAHWEVLLRARAIEAGLFVVAAAQAGSHEDGRETYGHSLVADPWGELLLAMDGAPGLAFAEIDVGRIADVRERVPALSHRRSIPPVEQR from the coding sequence ATGAGCCGGATCGCGCTGCTACAGGCGCAGACCGGAGTCGATCCCGCCCGAAACGGCGCGGCGCTGGTCGAGGCGATGCGCGGAGCGAGCGCCGGCGGCGCGGCGATGCTGTTCACGCCCGAGATGAGCGGGTTGCTCGACCGTGACCGGGCGCGGGCGGCCGCCAACCTCACTGCCGAAGGAGACGATCCGGTCCTTGCCGCCGTGCGCGACGCCGCTGCCCGTGACGGCCTTTGGGTGCATCTCGGCAGCCTTGCCATCCGCCGCGACGACGGCCTCCTCGCCAATCGCTCTTTCGTGATCGATCCGGGGGGAGAGGTGAGGGCGACCTACGACAAGCTTCACCTGTTCGACGTCGACTTGCCGACCGGTGAAAGCTGGCGGGAATCGGTTAGCTACGCGCCTGGCAGCACCGCGGTGGTGGTGGAGGGAACGCCGGTCGGGCGGCTCGGTCTCACCATTTGCTACGACATCCGCTTTCCGGCGCTCTTCTCGGCCCTCGCCGAGGCAGGCGCCGAGACCATCGCCGTTCCCGCCGCCTTCACCGTGCCGACCGGCAAGGCGCATTGGGAGGTGCTTCTCCGCGCCCGCGCGATCGAGGCCGGGCTGTTCGTGGTCGCGGCGGCGCAGGCCGGCAGCCACGAGGATGGGCGCGAGACCTACGGCCACAGCCTGGTCGCCGACCCTTGGGGCGAGTTGCTGCTGGCGATGGACGGCGCGCCCGGGCTGGCCTTCGCCGAGATCGACGTCGGCCGGATCGCCGACGTCCGCGAACGCGTTCCCGCTCTGTCGCACCGCCGCTCTATTCCCCCGGTCGAGCAGCGCTGA
- the grxC gene encoding glutaredoxin 3: protein MANVEMYLKTTCPYCVRAEALLRAKGIEAETYNLDAGGPKRDEMIERSGRMTVPQIFIDGQHVGGCDDLFALEREGRLDTMLAA, encoded by the coding sequence GTGGCCAACGTCGAAATGTACCTCAAGACCACCTGCCCTTATTGCGTGCGCGCCGAGGCGCTGCTGCGCGCCAAGGGGATAGAGGCCGAGACCTACAATCTGGATGCCGGCGGACCCAAGCGGGACGAGATGATCGAGCGCTCGGGCCGCATGACCGTGCCGCAGATCTTCATCGACGGGCAGCACGTCGGCGGCTGCGACGACCTGTTCGCGCTCGAGCGCGAGGGGCGGCTGGACACAATGCTGGCGGCATGA
- a CDS encoding ComF family protein produces MIQTGALRGVRTAGGWLLDFALPPRCPGCGEITPAVDLFCGNCWSRLDFLGGGCDRCGLALPPGAEGICLSCEDARGPLDRTRAGVAYGEIPRSIAMRLKYGRKIALARTMASTMKRAMAELDSEALLVPVPLHRWRLWGRGFNQSVLIARALGRPCDPDLLRRVRATPKLKGLNPAERRKTVENAFALRPGAEVKGRSFVLVDDVMTTGATAEACARLLRRRGARSVDLIAFARVLK; encoded by the coding sequence ATGATCCAGACCGGGGCCTTGCGCGGGGTGCGGACAGCGGGTGGCTGGCTGCTCGACTTCGCGCTTCCCCCGCGCTGCCCGGGTTGCGGCGAGATCACCCCGGCCGTCGACCTGTTCTGCGGGAACTGCTGGAGCAGGCTCGACTTTCTCGGTGGCGGCTGCGACCGTTGCGGGCTGGCACTGCCGCCGGGCGCTGAGGGCATCTGCCTGTCGTGCGAGGACGCGAGGGGGCCGCTTGACCGGACCAGGGCCGGAGTGGCCTATGGCGAGATCCCCCGCTCGATCGCGATGCGGCTGAAATACGGGCGCAAGATCGCCCTGGCGCGGACCATGGCGAGCACGATGAAGCGGGCGATGGCGGAACTCGACTCCGAGGCGCTGCTGGTCCCGGTGCCGCTCCATCGCTGGCGCCTGTGGGGGAGGGGGTTCAACCAATCGGTCCTGATCGCCCGGGCGCTCGGCCGTCCTTGCGACCCCGATCTCCTGCGCCGCGTCCGGGCCACCCCGAAGCTCAAGGGGCTCAACCCGGCCGAACGGCGCAAGACCGTCGAAAATGCCTTCGCGCTGCGCCCCGGCGCTGAAGTGAAGGGACGCTCCTTCGTCCTCGTCGACGATGTGATGACCACCGGAGCCACCGCCGAAGCCTGCGCGCGTTTGCTTCGCCGCCGCGGCGCGCGCTCGGTCGACCTCATCGCCTTCGCCCGCGTCCTGAAGTGA
- a CDS encoding SAM-dependent methyltransferase, translating to MADILFDEPARRQRRQRALSRDPRPFLAERIIDEWLERLEPVSRRFGRVLVSGVPAALHPRLASVGELVRFADGIDALADEEATSLDLILVMGELDARDELPLLLRVIASRLAPDGLLAGAMPGGQSLPALRAALHAADREGGAFAARSHPRIEPGALAGLLAEAGLADAVVDIDRLTLRYRSFERLIGDLRDHGATNVLLARPRHGLGKSRREAARAAFAAQGDGTATTERIDMLHFAGWSRPDKNRA from the coding sequence ATGGCCGACATCCTGTTCGACGAGCCGGCGCGCCGCCAGCGCCGCCAGCGTGCGCTCTCGCGCGATCCGCGCCCGTTCCTGGCCGAGCGGATCATCGACGAATGGCTCGAGCGGTTGGAACCGGTCAGCCGCCGCTTCGGGCGCGTGCTGGTGTCCGGAGTGCCTGCCGCGCTCCACCCCCGGCTGGCGAGCGTCGGCGAGCTGGTCCGCTTCGCCGACGGCATCGACGCGCTGGCCGACGAGGAAGCCACAAGCCTCGACCTGATCCTGGTGATGGGAGAGCTCGACGCGCGCGACGAATTGCCGCTGCTGCTGCGAGTCATCGCTTCCCGCCTCGCGCCCGACGGGTTGCTGGCCGGCGCCATGCCGGGCGGACAGAGCCTCCCGGCCCTGCGCGCCGCCCTTCATGCCGCCGACCGCGAAGGCGGCGCGTTCGCCGCCCGCAGCCACCCCCGGATCGAGCCCGGCGCGCTGGCCGGTCTGCTGGCCGAGGCGGGGCTTGCCGATGCCGTCGTCGACATCGACCGGCTGACCCTGCGGTACCGGTCGTTCGAGCGATTGATTGGCGACCTTCGCGATCATGGCGCCACCAACGTGCTGCTGGCACGGCCCCGGCACGGGCTCGGCAAGTCGCGAAGGGAGGCTGCAAGGGCCGCGTTCGCTGCTCAAGGCGATGGCACCGCCACCACCGAACGGATCGACATGCTCCATTTCGCAGGATGGAGCCGGCCCGATAAAAACCGTGCTTAA
- a CDS encoding Flp family type IVb pilin gives MDAIRTMLRRLRADQSGATAIEYGLIAALLAVACITGMSALGGGSNGMWGKIDGFVVSATNRVT, from the coding sequence TTGGACGCTATCCGAACGATGTTGCGCAGGTTGCGCGCTGACCAGAGCGGCGCAACGGCGATCGAATATGGATTGATTGCGGCACTGCTAGCAGTCGCCTGCATTACCGGCATGTCGGCGCTTGGCGGCGGCAGTAACGGCATGTGGGGCAAGATCGACGGCTTCGTCGTCAGCGCGACCAACCGCGTAACCTGA
- a CDS encoding M48 family metalloprotease: protein MRKTLFLLSAAAVVSAPVALSAQTANRGLAARYVQEAQQQHPAVIQEFGGAETGARAAYVEGVGRRVASYSGVNAGSFRFTTLNSAVENAFAVPGGYIYITRQLMGLMNDEAELAFVLGHETGHVAANHAQARQSAAQRNAVSGILGAIIGSVIGGGIGNAIGQLAQQGSQLNTLRFSRSQEYDADRLGISYLARGGYDPAASASMLAALGRATALEARVQGKDNRSTPEWATTHPNSDNRVAQASQLARQTGRAGSGLRNRDQFLAQLDGVFVDDDPAQGVIDGRTFVHPDLRLAFTVPTGYLMQNGTDAVSIQGSGGQAQFKTGRFSGNLQAYIQQRLQELTGGRTQIQLVDQNRTTVNGIPVEYVVGRAQTSNGIVDVSVFAYAFDQNTAYDFTMLTRGGQGVGPFTSMVNSLRRVTAQEAAAIRPKVIDVYTVRNGDTVQSLAGRMAYRSFQTERFLSLNGLAANARLTPGQKVKLVVLGQRR, encoded by the coding sequence ATGCGCAAGACCCTCTTCCTCCTGAGCGCCGCGGCGGTCGTATCGGCCCCTGTCGCGCTGTCCGCCCAGACCGCCAATCGCGGCCTTGCCGCGCGCTACGTCCAGGAGGCGCAGCAGCAGCATCCGGCCGTGATCCAGGAATTCGGTGGGGCCGAGACCGGTGCCCGCGCGGCCTATGTCGAGGGCGTCGGCCGGCGGGTCGCCAGCTATTCGGGCGTCAATGCGGGCTCGTTCCGCTTCACCACGCTCAATTCGGCGGTGGAGAATGCCTTCGCCGTGCCGGGCGGCTACATCTACATCACCCGCCAGCTGATGGGGCTGATGAACGACGAGGCCGAGCTTGCCTTCGTCCTCGGGCACGAAACGGGCCACGTTGCCGCCAACCACGCCCAGGCCCGCCAGTCGGCGGCGCAGCGCAATGCGGTCAGCGGAATCCTCGGGGCGATCATCGGTTCGGTGATCGGCGGCGGGATTGGCAACGCCATCGGTCAGCTGGCGCAGCAGGGGTCGCAGCTCAACACCCTGCGCTTCAGCCGCAGCCAGGAATATGACGCCGACCGGCTCGGCATCAGCTATCTTGCCCGCGGCGGCTACGATCCTGCCGCTTCGGCAAGCATGCTGGCCGCGCTGGGCCGCGCCACCGCGCTCGAAGCGCGGGTGCAGGGCAAGGATAATCGTTCGACCCCGGAATGGGCGACGACCCACCCCAACAGCGACAACCGCGTCGCCCAGGCCTCGCAACTGGCGCGCCAGACCGGCCGCGCCGGGTCTGGGCTACGCAACCGCGACCAGTTCCTAGCGCAGCTCGACGGCGTGTTCGTCGACGACGATCCCGCGCAGGGCGTGATCGACGGCCGCACCTTTGTGCATCCGGACCTCCGCCTCGCCTTCACCGTACCCACCGGCTACCTGATGCAGAACGGGACGGACGCCGTTTCCATCCAGGGCTCGGGCGGGCAGGCGCAGTTCAAGACCGGGCGCTTCTCGGGCAATCTCCAGGCCTATATCCAGCAGCGTCTTCAGGAACTGACCGGGGGACGCACCCAGATCCAGCTGGTCGACCAGAATCGCACGACGGTGAACGGCATTCCGGTCGAATATGTCGTCGGCCGCGCGCAGACCTCCAACGGGATCGTCGATGTCAGCGTGTTCGCTTATGCGTTCGACCAGAACACGGCCTACGACTTCACCATGCTGACCCGCGGCGGGCAGGGCGTCGGGCCGTTCACGTCGATGGTGAATTCACTGCGCCGGGTGACCGCGCAGGAAGCCGCGGCGATCCGGCCGAAGGTGATCGACGTCTATACCGTGCGCAACGGCGACACGGTGCAGAGCCTGGCGGGGCGGATGGCCTATCGCAGTTTTCAGACCGAGCGCTTCCTGTCGCTCAACGGGCTGGCCGCGAACGCTCGGCTGACCCCCGGGCAGAAGGTCAAGCTGGTGGTGCTCGGGCAACGCCGCTGA
- the cpdR gene encoding cell cycle two-component system response regulator CpdR, giving the protein MIKILLAEDDSSMREYLARALERVGYSVKAVGCGTEAMPLLKAESFDLLLTDIVMPEMDGIELAQKAGVIDPSIRVMFITGFAAVALQSGRTAPEAKMLSKPFHLKDLVAEVDRMFQTEDQHGRL; this is encoded by the coding sequence ATGATCAAGATCCTCCTCGCCGAAGACGATAGTTCGATGCGCGAATATCTCGCGCGTGCGCTGGAGCGAGTGGGCTACAGCGTGAAAGCGGTCGGTTGCGGCACCGAGGCGATGCCGCTGCTCAAGGCCGAATCGTTCGATCTCTTGCTGACCGACATCGTCATGCCTGAGATGGACGGGATCGAACTGGCCCAGAAGGCTGGCGTGATCGATCCGTCGATCCGGGTCATGTTCATCACCGGCTTCGCAGCGGTCGCGCTGCAGAGCGGGCGCACCGCACCCGAGGCGAAGATGCTGAGCAAGCCGTTCCACCTCAAGGATCTGGTCGCCGAAGTGGATCGCATGTTCCAGACCGAGGACCAGCACGGCCGGCTCTGA